Proteins from a genomic interval of Papaver somniferum cultivar HN1 chromosome 4, ASM357369v1, whole genome shotgun sequence:
- the LOC113274140 gene encoding uncharacterized protein LOC113274140: MERRQLICIGVCFLGLLAAALGFAAESKRIKRSDIEFYSSGECTYPKSPAFALGLTAFLLLVVAHAIINASAGCICCNNSAWMSLFAVLSWSMFALASILLLVGSVLNNRHTMDDPINFCYGVREPWIFVNGALLGLLSVTFGIFYFITHLQPTA; this comes from the exons ATGGAGAGGAGGCAATTGATCTGTATTGGAGTATGTTTTCTAGGGCTCTTAGCTGCTGCACTAGGTTTCGCTGCAGAATCTAAGAGGATCAAG AGATCTGATATTGAGTTTTACTCTTCTGGCGAATGTACATACCCCAAAAGCCCAGCTTTCGCCCTCGGGTTGACTGCATTTTTGCTTCTTGTAGTTGCTCATGCAATTATTAATGCTTCAGCTGGCTGTATTTGTTGTAACAACAGTGCTTGGATGTCACTCTTCGCTGTGCTTTCCTG GTCGATGTTTGCTTTAGCATCTATTCTGTTACTTGTGGGATCGGTTCTGAATAACCGACATACTATGGATGACCCCATTAACTTCTGTTACGGAGTTCGTGAGCCTTGGATATTTGTAAACGGTGCATTATTGGGTCTTCTCAGTGTTACCTTTGGGATCTTTTATTTTATCACCCATCTTCAACCAACGGCATGA